A part of Solicola gregarius genomic DNA contains:
- a CDS encoding MFS transporter, whose protein sequence is MTVSVSEVPAAHSAPRRMSNGALIAVLVAASLPVMSFFGVNVALGQIGAELHASPAVLQLVVATYGITYASLVVIGGRLGDAFGRRRMIQLGLGGFAVASVLCSIAQSPGQLVAARLIQGVAAALIAPQVLATIHASNEGHHRDRAVGMFGATAGVATSIAFLVAGALTSSGVDWLGWRAVFWVTAPVAVVVMFAVARWMPDVRGHSRPQLDLAGVVLLGAAMTLLIGPLTEGRAVGWPAWTWFALAAFVPVAIGFGWWQRRAERTGGMPLVPPSMLAMRSMAVGLAIGAPFFTAFGGFMFVYALCAQSSGMSPLETGVSLLPMSVSFLFASIVAGRLVARFGVSVLTIGAVLAALGYAAVGYAVQQNDPSHVATVLPAMMVCGLGVGLVWSPLFGIVLSQVPAERAGLGSGILITTLQLFLGLGAAVVGSLYLGLVPGRGASDAFGQTLLPLAIAMLVIAGLTRALVPRRERDVATVG, encoded by the coding sequence ATGACCGTTTCTGTTTCCGAGGTCCCGGCCGCCCACTCGGCGCCGAGGCGTATGTCCAACGGAGCGCTGATCGCCGTCCTGGTGGCGGCCTCGCTCCCCGTCATGTCCTTCTTCGGCGTCAACGTCGCTCTCGGTCAGATCGGCGCCGAGCTGCACGCGTCGCCCGCCGTGCTCCAGCTGGTCGTCGCGACGTACGGCATCACGTACGCGAGCCTCGTGGTGATCGGCGGCCGACTCGGTGACGCCTTCGGGCGCCGCCGGATGATCCAGCTCGGACTCGGCGGCTTCGCCGTCGCGAGCGTGCTGTGCTCCATCGCCCAGTCGCCCGGGCAGCTTGTCGCCGCGCGGCTCATCCAGGGTGTGGCGGCCGCACTGATCGCGCCGCAGGTGTTGGCCACGATCCACGCCAGCAACGAGGGGCACCACAGAGATCGCGCCGTCGGCATGTTTGGCGCGACCGCCGGGGTCGCGACGTCCATCGCGTTCCTGGTGGCCGGTGCGCTGACGAGCTCCGGCGTCGACTGGCTCGGCTGGCGCGCGGTGTTCTGGGTCACCGCACCGGTCGCCGTCGTCGTCATGTTCGCGGTCGCGCGCTGGATGCCCGATGTCCGCGGACACTCGCGGCCACAGCTCGACCTCGCCGGTGTCGTCCTGCTCGGCGCGGCGATGACGCTGCTGATCGGTCCGTTGACCGAGGGCCGCGCCGTCGGATGGCCGGCGTGGACCTGGTTCGCCCTGGCCGCGTTCGTGCCCGTCGCTATCGGCTTCGGCTGGTGGCAGCGTCGGGCGGAGCGTACGGGAGGCATGCCGCTGGTGCCGCCGTCGATGCTCGCGATGCGCAGCATGGCCGTCGGTCTGGCGATCGGTGCGCCGTTCTTCACCGCGTTCGGCGGGTTCATGTTCGTGTACGCCTTGTGTGCGCAGTCGAGCGGTATGTCGCCACTCGAGACCGGCGTGAGCCTGCTGCCGATGTCCGTGAGCTTCCTGTTCGCCTCGATCGTGGCCGGCCGGCTGGTGGCGCGCTTCGGCGTCTCCGTCCTGACCATCGGGGCCGTGCTCGCGGCGCTCGGGTACGCCGCCGTCGGCTACGCCGTCCAGCAGAACGACCCGTCGCACGTGGCCACCGTCCTGCCCGCGATGATGGTGTGCGGGCTCGGCGTCGGGCTCGTATGGTCGCCGTTGTTCGGCATCGTGTTGAGCCAGGTGCCCGCGGAGCGGGCAGGGCTGGGAAGCGGCATCCTGATCACGACGCTGCAGCTGTTCCTCGGCCTCGGCGCCGCCGTGGTCGGTTCCCTTTACCTCGGGCTCGTTCCGGGCCGAGGCGCATCCGACGCCTTCGGCCAGACCCTGCTGCCGCTGGCGATCGCGATGCTGGTCATCGCCGGACTCACCCGCGCCCTCGTCCCGCGCCGCGAACGCGACGTGGCAACGGTCGGGTAG
- a CDS encoding helix-turn-helix transcriptional regulator has translation MPSASDSRRTSLAEFLRTRRERITPDDVGLPSGGRRRTPGLRREEVAQLAGVGVTWYTWLEQGRRINASVQVLDAIARTLRMDPQERWHLLQLAGVAVSAETSVTAVPDSVEAILRQLEPFPACVLSERYDILAYNRAYRFMVGDLDTVDPSERNHAWLFFTNAYWGGMCLNRGPAARHLVNMLRAAMAPHLDDPLWTSLVSRLREASEEFDALWKRHDVTSLALPEKSFRSPYGDLHLRGTRMSVGVDGLNRMLVYSPRDDETIARLERLCAEGVPADTRTPQPATAG, from the coding sequence ATGCCATCCGCCTCTGACAGCCGACGGACCTCGCTTGCGGAGTTCCTTCGCACCCGGCGTGAGCGCATCACCCCCGACGACGTCGGGCTGCCGTCGGGCGGGCGGCGGCGTACGCCCGGCCTACGCCGTGAGGAGGTCGCGCAGCTCGCCGGCGTCGGCGTCACCTGGTACACGTGGCTCGAACAGGGACGCCGGATCAACGCGTCCGTGCAGGTTCTCGACGCGATCGCGCGTACGTTGCGGATGGACCCCCAGGAACGCTGGCACCTTCTCCAGCTCGCCGGCGTCGCCGTCTCCGCAGAGACGTCGGTCACGGCGGTGCCGGACAGCGTCGAGGCGATCCTGCGCCAGCTCGAGCCGTTTCCGGCCTGCGTCCTGTCCGAGCGGTACGACATTCTCGCGTACAACCGGGCGTACAGGTTCATGGTCGGCGACCTCGACACGGTGGATCCGAGCGAGCGCAACCACGCCTGGCTGTTCTTCACCAATGCGTACTGGGGCGGCATGTGCCTGAACCGTGGACCCGCAGCCCGGCATCTGGTCAACATGCTGCGCGCGGCGATGGCACCGCACCTCGACGACCCACTGTGGACGAGCCTGGTCAGCCGGCTGCGCGAGGCGTCCGAGGAGTTCGACGCGCTGTGGAAGCGGCACGACGTCACCTCACTCGCGTTGCCGGAGAAGAGCTTCCGTAGCCCGTACGGTGATCTGCATCTTCGCGGCACCCGCATGTCGGTCGGGGTCGACGGGCTGAATCGGATGCTCGTGTACTCCCCACGCGACGACGAGACGATCGCTCGCCTCGAGCGCCTCTGCGCCGAGGGAGTCCCGGCCGACACCCGCACGCCCCAGCCGGCGACCGCCGGCTGA